The following coding sequences lie in one Phalacrocorax aristotelis chromosome 2, bGulAri2.1, whole genome shotgun sequence genomic window:
- the RPL14 gene encoding large ribosomal subunit protein eL14 produces MVFKRFVEIGRVAFIAFGPHAGKLVAIVDVIDQNRALVDGPCSGVRRQAMPFKCMQLTDFVLKFPHSARQKCVRLAWEKENINEKWAATRWAKKIEAREKKAKMTDFDRYKVMKAKKMRNRIIKHEMKKLQKMASKKGKKSDKPEKPGKPEKPGKVQKSQKVQKAQKAQK; encoded by the exons ATG GTGTTCAAACGCTTCGTCGAGATCGGCAGAGTTGCCTTCATCGCCTTCGGGCCACACGCGGGCAAGCTGGTGGCCATTGTGGATGTTATCGACCAAAACAGG GCACTAGTTGATGGCCCCTGCAGTGGTGTCAGAAGGCAGGCTATGCCTTTCAAGTGCATGCAGCTGACTGATTTTGTTCTCAAGTTCCCACACAG TGCTCGTCAGAAGTGTGTGCGACTTGcctgggagaaggaaaatataaacGAAAAATGGGCAGCGACAAGATGGGCGAAGAAGATTGAAGCCCGAGAAAAG aaagcCAAAATGACTGACTTTGATCGCTACAAGGTCATGAAAGCAAAGAAGATG AGAAACAGGATCATCAAGCATGAAATGAAGAAGCTCCAGAAGATGGCTTCTAAGAAAGGCAAGAAGTCAGATAAACCAGAGAAGCCAGGGAAGCCAGAGAAGCCAGGGAAGGTGCAGAAGTCACAGAAGGTGCAGAAGGCACAGAAGGCgcagaaataa
- the GASK1A gene encoding Golgi-associated kinase 1A, with the protein MAQRLWRRMGLKPPAPAALGVLLALALLALARLPPSLDHSPHLPPASSPLSPQWEGAAPLSRGRACCERPPPPPARLRRDQPPGRGRRQQRGVVGHAPLWLSDDDLQKMRLLAGGWVVSKARIPAHGQVLRVGLRAAGDTKGDTSPADPERDCQDGQCGLIKRPSDLYEVLAFHLDRVLGLNRSLPAVARRFTSHLLPYSYTNGSLRPIIWWVPDLQHLEDANNDQNSCALGWLQYQEMLKPHGPTLATGNAPCSSIPRSEWSRLALFDFLLQVHDRLDRYCCGFQPDPSEPCVEERLHEKCRNPAELVLVHILVRRSAPSRLVFIDNAGRPHHPEEKLNFRLLQGIGSFPAAAVATLRSGRLQSLLLESLRLDRELWESQGGAEGLRPLLRTIDRRARILLQYIQEHNLTVFADSPR; encoded by the exons ATG GCCCAGCGACTGTGGCGAAGGATGGGGCTGaagccccccgcaccagcagctctgggggtactgctggccctggccctgctggccCTTGCCCGCCTCCCCCCATCGCTGGACCACTCCCCCCACCTGCCACCAGCATCGTCCCCGCTAAGCCCCCAGTGGGAGGGGGCCGCCCCCCTATCCAGGGGACGAGCCTGCTGCGAAAGGCCCCCTCCGCCCCCTGCTCGCCTGAGGCGGGACCAGCCCCCTGGccggggcaggaggcagcagcggGGGGTGGTGGGGCATGCTCCCCTGTGGCTCTCTGACGATGACCTCCAGAAGATGCGGCTGCTGGCCGGTGGGTGGGTGGTCTCCAAAGCCCGCATCCCAGCCCATGGGCAAGTCCTGCGTGTGGGGCTGCGGGCTGCGGGGGACACCAAGGGGGACACCTCACCAGCAGACCCAGAGAGGGATTGCCAGGATGGGCAATGTGGGCTCATCAAGCGCCCCAGCGACCTCTACGAGGTGCTGGCCTTCCACTTGGACAGGGTGCTAGGACTGAACCGCAGCCTGCCAGCCGTAGCCCGGCGCTTCAccagccacctcctgccctACAGCTACACCAATGGCTCCCTGAGACCCATCATCTGGTGGGTGCCTGACCTTCAGCACCTGGAGGACGCCAACAATGACCAGAACTCCTGTGCCCTGGGGTGGCTGCAGTATCAGGAAATGCTGAAGCCCCATGGACCGACACTGGCAACCGGGAatgctccctgctccagcatcccaCGCAGCGAGTGGAGTCGCCTGGCCCTCTTTGACTTTCTCCTACAG GTTCACGACCGCCTGGACCGGTACTGCTGTGGGTTTCAGCCTGATCCCTCTGAGCCCTGTGTGGAGGAGAGGCTCCATGAGAAGTGCCGAAACCCAGCAGAGCTGGTCCTGGTCCACATCCTG GTCCGCAGGAGTGCTCCGTCCCGCCTGGTGTTCATTGACAACGCGGGCAGGCCACATCACCCCGAGGAGAAGCTCAACTTCAGGCTCCTGCAAGGCATAGGCAG CTTCCCAGCAGCGGCGGTGGCCACGCTGCGGTCGGGCAGGTTGCAGAGCCTGCTGCTGGAGTCGCTGCGCCTGGACCGGGAGCTCTGGGAGAGCCAGGGCGGTGCTGAGGGCCTGAGACCCCTGCTTCGGACCATCGACAGGCGGGCACGCATCCTGCTGCAGTACATCCAGGAGCACAACCTGACGGTGTTTGCGGATTCGCCCCGCTGA